CGACGGCAAGCCCGGCCCGATCACCCGCCGCCTGCAGGAGGCGTTCGTGCGGCTCATTTGACGCCGATAGGAAGACTGCTCCCCGCCATGGAGAGCAGTCTTTCTATTTTGGTGAAGCGCTCGCAAAAAAACCGCTCCCGGCCCCGGGAGCAGTTTACTTAATTATATGAAGAATCTTTCGATAAATCCATGTAAATCTGGTATAATAACACTCCGATGTCGCACAATAAGGATTGTTCGACATTTTCCGCCTAATACGTCAGATGTTAGCATAAATATGAGATTTTGGAAAGGGTCGTCCGAGACTTTAGTCACCCTTGCATAATATCAAGCAGGCCGTCCTCGACGAAGTCGGGGGCGGCTTTTTTCATAAAATCGACCGTGTGCAAATACCGCTGCGTCGTATTGATCTGCACATGCCCCAAGCTGTCCTGCACCTGCTGAAGCGAAGCCCCGTATAAGAGCGCCATCGTAGCGCTCGTATGCCGCAGCCAGTGCGGCGTCACCGGCTTCTCCAGCTGCGCGTCTTCCCTCGCCCGCCGGATGACGCGCTCGACCTGCCGCTCCGTAAGCGGGAACAGCGGCGCATCCGCCTCCGAGGCGTATTCTTCCATATACGCGCGCAGCTGCTGCCAGAGCGCCTCCGGCACTTTGACCTCGCGCATTTTATCCCCTTTGCCCTTCCGGACGGCGAGCCACGTGGAGGCCCCCGTAGGGTCCTTATGAAAATCGGATTTTCGGATCTGGACGAGCTCGGACACCCGGAGCCCGAGGATGACGAGCGTCAGACCGATCAAGTAGTCCCGAAAGCTCCGGCTCCGCAGCTGCGAGAGGAGCTTCGCCAGCTCGTCCTTCGTCAAATAATGGTTCCGGCTCGTGACGGACACTTTCGGCGATCGGATGCACGAGGTCGGATTGATGCGAAAAATGCCGATGTTCGCGTCGCTTCCCCATTTATAGAAGGAACGCAGCGCGGAAACGAACATCGCGATCGTCGCGTTCGACTTCGGCTTGCCGCTGCCGCCGAGCGCGCCGCGGTTGAGAGCCAGCTTGAACGCCTCGATGTCGCGCCAAGTGACGTGCGACAAACGTTTGTCCCCGATAAAGCGCCGGAACAAGTCGAGAGACCGTTTGTAGTTCCGGTACGTGTAGCGCGACCGCTCGAAAGCGGACAAGTAAATGGCCACGATCTGGTCGTCCGTCTCCCTGCCGTCGGCGCTGTAGAGTTGGGTATTTACAATGGAGTGCATTCGGTAACCTCCTTCGTTCGTCGAACAATCCTTATTGTTCGACACTTCGCCAACGCAGGACTCTAGGAGGTGATTCGCAGTGATGCTGGCATTGGACTTGCTTGTACAACTGCTTACGAAAGATCCGACGACTTACGAGCATAGCTGGCGAGTCGCCAGATTGGCTCGAGCGATGGCAGCCTCCATTTCCTTGACCGAAGAAGACACCCACTCGCTGATTCAAGGCTGCTTGTTCCACGACATCGGGAAGCTGCTGCTTCCGAAGTCCCTGCTGCATAAGCCCTCCCCGCTCACCTCGTACGAGGTCGAAACCGTGAAGACGCACGTGAATTACGGAGTGCTGCTGCTGCAAGCCGCTTACGTGAAAGACGTCAAAACGCTGCACACCGTGCAGTTCCACCACGAGCGGTGGGACGGCACGGGGTACCCGCACGGCCGGCGGAAGCATCAAATTCCGCTGTTCGCGCGCATCTGCTCGGTCCTAGACGCTTACGACGTCATGACGATGGATCGCCCCTACAGCCCCGCGTTGGACGCGGAAGCCGCGAGGCGCGAGCTGGCGAACCACCGCGGCACGCA
This genomic window from Paenibacillus sp. contains:
- a CDS encoding tyrosine-type recombinase/integrase; its protein translation is MHSIVNTQLYSADGRETDDQIVAIYLSAFERSRYTYRNYKRSLDLFRRFIGDKRLSHVTWRDIEAFKLALNRGALGGSGKPKSNATIAMFVSALRSFYKWGSDANIGIFRINPTSCIRSPKVSVTSRNHYLTKDELAKLLSQLRSRSFRDYLIGLTLVILGLRVSELVQIRKSDFHKDPTGASTWLAVRKGKGDKMREVKVPEALWQQLRAYMEEYASEADAPLFPLTERQVERVIRRAREDAQLEKPVTPHWLRHTSATMALLYGASLQQVQDSLGHVQINTTQRYLHTVDFMKKAAPDFVEDGLLDIMQG
- a CDS encoding HD-GYP domain-containing protein, with product MLALDLLVQLLTKDPTTYEHSWRVARLARAMAASISLTEEDTHSLIQGCLFHDIGKLLLPKSLLHKPSPLTSYEVETVKTHVNYGVLLLQAAYVKDVKTLHTVQFHHERWDGTGYPHGRRKHQIPLFARICSVLDAYDVMTMDRPYSPALDAEAARRELANHRGTQFDGDLVELFLSLPEALTV